A section of the Triticum dicoccoides isolate Atlit2015 ecotype Zavitan chromosome 7A, WEW_v2.0, whole genome shotgun sequence genome encodes:
- the LOC119333057 gene encoding E3 ubiquitin-protein ligase RNF181-like: MASLMPSLAMDLPQEEGGHEDSAFLGVVGDPDDPELAALVAGALQTVDAPSDDDDDELSCPICLEEDDAAAWKETPCGHRFHGRCVERWLQEKESCPMCRREVVTAPAATADCTAAHLHFLWIAALGLHVFGDVPVDDMETDDDDDA, from the coding sequence ATGGCTAGCTTGATGCCATCGCTTGCCATGGACCTGCCACAAGAAGAAGGAGGCCACGAGGACTCCGCGTTCCTCGGCGTCGTGGGAGATCCAGACGACCCGGAGTTGGCCGCGTTGGTGGCCGGGGCGCTGCAGACGGTGGACGCGCcgtccgacgacgacgacgacgagctcAGCTGCCCGATCTGCTTGGAGGAGGACGACGCCGCAGCGTGGAAGGAGACACCGTGCGGGCACCGGTTCCACGGGCGGTGCGTAGAGAGGTGGCTGCAGGAGAAAGAGAGCTGTCCCATGTGCCGTCGCGAGGTCGTCACGGCGCCCGCCGCCACCGCAGATTGTACTGCTGCACACCTACATTTCTTGTGGATAGCTGCCTTGGGGTTGCATGTGTTTGGCGATGTTCCTGTGGACGACATGGaaactgatgatgatgatgatgcttag